The sequence atttgataaaatatcatctaagacttttaaattttattaaattaattttacactatgaattctataaataaatttataagttatattATGAATTCTATAAATGACTATGTAAGCAAGAATaggatattttaaaatttttattctctaattctttaatattcttttaattcaattgaattttgatttctatttatataacaCCCATAtgtaaactaataaattaatagaagattaaattttaattttttataatatttgtttCTTAATGGTTTTGCCACGTCAATTTTCAAAATAGATAGAAAAATGCTAGGGATTTGTTTGATCGTAAGCATTGAGAGGTGTGACccaacaaaattaatttatgttaatatgatttatttctcttaaCATGAGATCCAACCAAACACTGGTTGGAAGATGGCCCATTCATTGTTCAGAGGACTTGCGATGTCTGATTTATGAACAGATCGAGATCAATCCAGAACAAGGACCAACAACACTGGAAAATCGACAATGATAAAATTTAGTTGGATCTAACAACccaatttttcattaaaaattcaacggcacttaataatttgaaaaaataaagataaagtaagacaaaatacacaatagaacACACAGATTTACGTAGAAAACCCTTAAACAAATTAAGGTAAAAACCACatgtaagaataaaagaattttactacaagaaaagaaaataatatgagttacaaactctctatttataaaggagaaaacattaaaattctctctttataataggagaaaaataattgcttaactctctaatatttttctcttatttttcgGATGATTGAATAACAAGTTGAgacttttattatataggcttggaaGGTACATCAAGATTGTTAACTTAGTAATGTGGGAGAAATACtcctcaaaaattaataacttaacaaTGTGGGAGAGACACAAATCCCTAAATATCAACAATAAAGTAGTTATGCCTTTTAGGTAGCTAGACCAAGAGTTATCATTTTATCTCATttgtgtttaatttattttttattcttataattttaaattatctatATTCAGCCTATGTTTATTTTAGTTGTTATTAAATGGATTGTactaatatattcttttatgagaattttattatttttaaataaaaatttaatttaattaaataatttttttaattataagtcATTTTCTACTCAttcagaaataaaaagaactaatgagtaaaatatatctaatagaaaatattagctttattagaaaataataggtaaattagttattctttatttgttattataaccaacatgaaaaatataatttctaaatatgtaaatacaattaatacaaaataatatataaatcaaaGTTTGCATGAAGCTAACATACAGGCCATTTGATCTTTGATGTAAACCAAaccaaagtatatttattacattGCTATACTTACTTCCTGCGGatatagtatatatttttttgaatagcTTGCTCCTCATTACTTGGAACATAATACaaatggtaaaaaaaaaatgcataatTCATAAAACTATTCGGCATATCGTATTTTCTTTACTAATTTCATTAGCGGGTTCGAACAAACCAATTAATTTACTACAAAGACTAATCTACCCTTAAAAGACAACACTCGCAGCACCTAAAGACTCAAGGGCATTAAAGTGATTCACACTTCCCTTCGAAAAGATCACTCCCACTTTTCTCtaattgttttctctttcacTGGAGTGCAGACAGCGGTCTCGCCCATTTCCAGCTCACTCCCCTAGCAAAAGGGTCAAAAGAACACATTACTATATTAAAGCTTTTGGATTCGAACTTCTCTTACTTTGTTTGAAAGCAAGAAATAAGAGAAGTGAAAAATGGCAGGGTATAGAGCAGAAGATGACTACGATTACCTATTCAAGGTGGTCCTGATCGGTGATTCAGGTGTAGGCAAGTCTAATCTGCTTTCTAGGTTTACTCGTAATGAGTTTAGCTTGGAGTCTAAGTCCACTATTGGAGTTGAGTTCGCTACTCGTAGCTTAAACGTCGATGGCAAGGTTATCAAGGCCCAGATTTGGGATACTGCTGGTCAAGAAAGGTCTGTGTTTCTGCTatgtcttttttattcttatattttttttgggttttgtGATCTGGGTTTTCATTGGTTCTGAAAGATATGATCTGGGCGCTTCTTGTTCATTGAGATCTTTCTTGAGCTTTCAAATTGCTCCctggtcttttttttttttttctacttaTTTGGCACAGTATTATCCTTTTTTGATCTGagtcataattaattaagagtttGATTGGTTGCTTGAGGCGGAAACTGGggataatttaagaaaattggATCTTGGATGCTCTGGGTTGATGCTGAGGTTGTAGATTTGTGTATTCAGTAGGTTTTACTATAATTTTCTTGGGTTTAGGAGGTCCGGATTAAGATTTATTACAGAAACTGGTAGATCTTGACATTCTCTAGTTTGTATATGCAGTTTGCATGTCTATGTTGCTTGCTGTATGACTAGTTCCGCACTGAGTTGGGGATGaagtaaaattattgaatttctttcaGGTACTTAGGTTTCTGGAATTTTGGTAATGAATGTCAGCAGGTGCCTGCAAAGCTGGATTGGACTTGTTAATTGTTATAGCTGTTGCACTTTGGATTTTGTTTGCTAATACATAGGCTGAGGTCTTAAGTTTTAGGTGGAGTTGCTTTTGCATTATGTTATTTGTGCTAAATTATGTGGGTGCCAGCTATATACTCTCCTGGTCTTGTGCCATGGATGGGTATCTTGTTCAAACAATGCATGGTGCCTTGAGGGTTTATCACAGGCACCCATCTTCATTATGTAGCCCATCCATTCAACTGACTACTATCATTTTGTAATCCATAAATGCTGTAAAAATAGGATCTCCTTCATTTCGAATTTAACTTTCATTTGGCATTAGAAATGCTAAGATAAATTAGATTCACAGCATATAGCCTCGATGTTAAATAAATCGATGGTAGGATTTCTGAATTTAGTGTTGGATCGTGCTTTCTGAGCTTTCTAGCACTTTTCTTCTAAAATTAGTGTGCAAACTGCCAAGTAGGAAATAGATGGGAGGGTTAGAGTTGGGAGGATCCTTTGGTCTTACTTAGGTACACTTTTATGTATAGACGCTTTATATCTTTACAAATGTGGGTTTTTGCGTGTATGTATGTGTGTAAACTTGCTGCTCTTTTCTGCGGCATGTGATTCAAGGTGTGGGGGGTATGAATTGAATGCATCACCCTTGCTGTTGAATTTATctgtattttcttatattttacgTACAACTATCATATGGTTGGTGGGTTCTAGTATCTTCATGAATTAGCTATTGTATGTGTTTTAAGTTAAACTATTTTAGCAGTGTCTATATATCTTTAGCCTTACCAGTGGTTATAACTTCTTGCTTGCAGCTTATAGAGTTCTTAATACAGATACTTCCTATTGTTATGTTAGCATGCATCTTACTGCATAATTACAATTAATTGGTTTAGCTGATAGTTTCTTATGCATCATTGAATAATATCGTCTGATTTGTCACCAGATGACGCTACATCTAGGTCATCATCAGCACCTTTTCTCCAATCCCTGCTAGTTCGTTTCTGGTTATTTATGTAAGATTGTTAATATTTGGACATGACTCCTTCCTTTCCCGTTTCTTATACCTTGTATCGTTCTGTATAAAACATACAGTTGATTTCATCTAGGATATTTGCAATATAGTCATAACTTTTCTTccattcttttgcttttttactTAAAAGAATTAGTTTATATGGATCAtcaatattgatttttctacaAAAATAATGGATgtacttttctcttttggtaTCTGGACTTATTTCCTGGCATATATACCCCCTGttaaatattatcatatacTTGATCAcattaattgatttagttagaactattttattttccttatgcAGTCTTAAGTATAGTACTCATATGGTTTACCTCTTGCAGTTATAAGAATAGCTTTTAGCTTTCACTCTTTAGAATGTTTTCCTTCATGTCAGGCTGAAATTTCAGCCCATCAATTTTGAGGTAATCTCATTACCAGAGGaagttatttataatattggGGGCGCTTATATGGATCGTTTGTGATGATTATTATAGATCGTTTTAGACATGAAGCCTAGGTTTAAGGGTACAGAGAATCTAGTGATTCTGGTCAAGTTCACAACTTCATATGCTTCTCATTGCAAGTGCGAACAAGAAAGGGAAACCAAATGAGTCTTTggaagatgatgatgagttGCTTGTACAGTTTAGTAGAGGTGGAACTATAGACCTTAGTTCAAGATGTTCAAGATTTTCTAGGATCTTTAGTATTATCTTTGCATCCCAACCACTAACTAGCTGACAGTAACTCATTGCTGCTATAAGTTTTCTTTCAGCCTATTTGACTTCTGAAGATTATAAGACATGAAtcttttcatataatttttgacAGGTCCAGCCTTTAGATTTTGCTGAAAACCCAATATGCAATATCCTCTCTGCTGGTCCATGTTTAGTAGCCGGGTTAACAGAGATATAGAGATGATACACATTTATCATCCCCCTGGTGTTGGTGATCTTcgataaaatagaatttatgaTATGTTATGTCATCATTGcttcaatttttcatttctgTGAATTCTTTTATCACACATCGCCTTACATACATCAAGATCCCCAAGCTATACTTTCTTTGGCATATCCATGGCCAGCATGCATGTGATGCCTTTGTGCAATACATTAGTGAGATCAGAGCAACTGGTGAAGCTGGTTCGCTGCTGTGTTCATGGCCTGCATTTATTGAAGATTAATAGGCTGTTAGGGAAGAGAGAGGTGGAGAAAAAATGAGCTGAGGGAAGAGATAGAAGAATATAGAAGCAGAGAGTAAGAGAGAGTAGTTGAGGAATTAATGGATTTGTTatggaatttttttctttaatacaGCAATAGCTCATAGGCCTCCTCTAACTTTCTACTAAAGCCTAACAGCATTTATTTCCCAGCTTGTTAGCTCAGCTTACCTTTTCCTTAACTATCACAGATTAGTAGGTCCCAACTTGCTTGTCAGCCCAATTCAGCTACCTGCCTATATTCAAAAATCAGCTCCAGCAGTTTTAGCTAACCAGTTTCATTTCTCTTTATCTGCTCCAATTGCAATCCTACTTTTGCATTTGTTAATCAGAAGATATTGACTATTAATGCAACGGTGGTAATGATGCACTCAAATACTAGACGAGGAAGCACAGATTGAGTTGTCTTTGAGGCAATATTGTCATTATTATACTGAATTTTGCCGGTGATGCTTTGGTGGTAACATTGGAAGACCAAAAAGAGTATCAAAGAAATGAAAGTCTACAAGAGTACTAGTGATAGAGGGCTGGTACTATCAGAATGTGGCCAAGTAGAAAATTATGGTGGTAAATTTTCATACTTTCACTACTGCTGCTCATTTTATACTGAAGATGGTAGATTACACTTTTGGATATGATCTGTTGGAAAGAAATTCCGAGCTGGTTTCAAATTTCTCCTTTAGCTAGACTGTCAAGTATTTAGTTTGGGGAATCAGATATTGTGtatatacatttatatatactttGAATTGATGCACATTTAAGACTTTGACATCTATGGCTTCGAGGttgaagctatattttcattttaacctGGTTTAGTTTTCCATTTGCTTCCCAACTTTTTGACAGTGTGAATCTTGATCTCTGGAAGTATTAATGCAGGAGAGTTCCTTGGTATCTAATCGTCTTTAATACTATTTTGAAGTTAGTGAGTTTGGAGTGGTTGGATGCTACTAAGACGATTATTGTGGGGAAATGGGAGGTGGAAAATCTTGCAGATACCTGGTCACCTACCTGTAAACTCTATTTTCAATATACACTTTGAAATCTACAGCTTCTGCCTGTAGTTTTATACTTTGGAAGGGGTTAACCTACACAGAAATCCCAGGAAGGACTGTTGCACGGCAACCtgtcttctctctctctctctctctctctctctctctctatcctCTTTCCTCCTCCTGCTTGTAGACTTAGTATGCTAATCATCtgaaaactttttcttttatctgaTGATGGGTTTCTTctaccaattaaattttaagacaATTTATGGGTCTGTTATCAAAATCTTTGAGAGTAGGCTTACATAATTGGTTGTTGAGCTTCTAATCTACAGCGGTCTCTCAATATAATTTGTCACAATTATTCAATACCATGCCTTTTATTCATATAGCAAGTAcgatttcttaatttcttgctGGTATTACCATTGGATTAAACTGCGGTAGATTTTGCTGACACATGATTTTGATGCCAAATTGTGCATGTCAGAACCTAAGATGGCTCAGTAGGTTATTTGATTTGGCAGGCTCATTAGATTGCAGATGCATAGATTCACAGGGGGTTGGGAACAGGTATCTGAATGAGAAGTCACTGAAATCAGCTCGTACTTTCTTTTCAATGGCATTCATAATTCATGTGCATGATTTATGTCCTAATGGACTGTTTTAAGGATAATTGTACAGTATGGTGCTCTCACAGTAACTGGGCTCTTTACAAAGCCAAAAATTTGTTCTGTTAAGGATGATTTATTGGGTTCTTGGTAAATAATTCAACTGAAGAGCACAAGGCGTGGGACCTGGCATGACTTGACAGAAGGTTACTGGATGATTTAGCAAATTAACATTGTCATTTTATATACTCTCTGAGTATCAACTTTTGTGGCCCGGAAAGCTGAAAATGTGCTGCCGTCATGGGGAACAATCTTTTGCGGACTACTGATACTTAATTGACTGATATACAGCAAGACAACGGAAGCGCTGGCTGTTCTAACTGtatatttagatatatttGCTATATGGTGCAGAATTATTTTAGCTGATTTACTGATTTTATGTCACCATTTGAATTTACGGTGTTGTTCATTTACATATGCCGTTGCTTTTGCAACTCTGTATACTCAAATTGTACTCAATCATCcatttgcaattttatttctcaatgTTCTGAATTGTTATTTGAACTTTCTTTTCTGTTCTTTAGGTACCGTGCCATTACTAGTGCATACTACCGAGGAGCAGTAGGTGCCCTGCTTGTCTACGATGTCACCCGCCACTCAACATTTGAAAACGTCGAAAGGTGGTTAAGGGAATTGAGGGACCACACAGATCCCAACATTGTGGTCATGCTCATAGGCAACAAATCAGATCTTCGCCACCTTGTGGCTGTCTCAACTGAGGATGGCAAGTCATTTGCCGAGAGGGAGTCTCTCTACTTCATGGAAACTTCTGCTCTGGAAGCTACTAATGTAGACAATGCATTTGCTGAAGTGCTTACACAGATCTACCGAATTGTAAGCAAGAAGGCTATGGAGACTGGCGATGAAGGTGCTGCCTCGGCTGTTCCTTCCAAGGGAGAGAAAATTGATGTCAGTAAAGATGTTTCTGCAATGAAGAGAGTAGGATGCTGCTCTAGCTAGGAGTTTAGTCAGAATTGACGCAGAGGATGGAGCCAGTTTGTTTTGCTGCATCTATCTTTATGTACACCATTATT comes from Ricinus communis isolate WT05 ecotype wild-type chromosome 5, ASM1957865v1, whole genome shotgun sequence and encodes:
- the LOC8275170 gene encoding ras-related protein RABA1d, which encodes MAGYRAEDDYDYLFKVVLIGDSGVGKSNLLSRFTRNEFSLESKSTIGVEFATRSLNVDGKVIKAQIWDTAGQERYRAITSAYYRGAVGALLVYDVTRHSTFENVERWLRELRDHTDPNIVVMLIGNKSDLRHLVAVSTEDGKSFAERESLYFMETSALEATNVDNAFAEVLTQIYRIVSKKAMETGDEGAASAVPSKGEKIDVSKDVSAMKRVGCCSS